One part of the Candidatus Polarisedimenticolia bacterium genome encodes these proteins:
- the rpmI gene encoding 50S ribosomal protein L35, with protein sequence MPKQKSHRGAAKRFRMTAGGKAKRSQAYKRHILTKKTRKRKRHLDQEIAVSPADLAKIRRMLPYG encoded by the coding sequence ATGCCCAAACAGAAGTCCCATCGGGGCGCCGCCAAGCGCTTCCGGATGACCGCAGGCGGCAAGGCCAAGCGGTCCCAGGCGTACAAGCGCCACATCCTTACCAAGAAGACGCGCAAGCGGAAGCGCCACCTGGACCAGGAAATCGCCGTGAGCCCTGCGGATCTCGCCAAGATTCGCAGGATGCTCCCTTATGGGTGA
- the infC gene encoding translation initiation factor IF-3: MDNESIRKTRVNEKIRAREVRVIGSSGAQLGIMTPETALRMAQEESLDLVEVAPEANPPVCRIMDFGKYRYQLNKKAQESRKKQKVIVVKEVKFRPKTDEHDYQFKKNNISRFIGKSNKVKVSVMFRGREHQHREIGQRILDRIRTELEEVAIVESPPRMEGPFLYMLMAPKR, from the coding sequence ATGGATAATGAGTCCATTCGAAAGACGCGGGTCAACGAAAAGATCAGGGCCCGGGAGGTCCGGGTAATCGGCTCCTCGGGGGCGCAGCTCGGGATCATGACTCCCGAGACCGCGTTGAGGATGGCGCAGGAGGAATCGCTGGACCTCGTGGAGGTGGCTCCCGAAGCCAATCCTCCGGTCTGCCGCATCATGGACTTCGGCAAATACCGGTATCAGCTGAACAAGAAGGCCCAGGAATCCCGCAAGAAGCAGAAGGTCATCGTGGTCAAGGAGGTGAAGTTCCGCCCCAAGACCGACGAGCACGATTATCAGTTCAAGAAGAACAACATCTCCCGGTTCATCGGCAAGTCGAACAAGGTCAAGGTCTCCGTCATGTTCCGCGGCCGCGAGCACCAGCACCGCGAGATCGGCCAGCGGATCCTGGATCGGATCCGGACGGAGCTGGAAGAGGTGGCCATCGTGGAGAGCCCGCCCCGCATGGAGGGGCCGTTCCTCTACATGCTGATGGCCCCCAAGCGCTGA